The Aneurinibacillus uraniidurans genome segment TAATTCGCAGAGCAGTTGGCTGGCTTCACAATTAGGTGGAGGAAAATAAGCATAATAAGAAAATAGGAGGATTCAGTGATGAAAATTTCTGATCAAGCTTTTTCGTCGTCTTTTCCCCCTCCGCCCCAGGAACCAGCAGGTACACCTGCTCACGAATTAAAGAATGAGAAGGGGACAGAAGCAAAGCTCCCTACATCGATCGAACTTCGAAATAAGCCGGAGTATGATCTAAGTATCTCTGATGCTGCAATCAAAAAGCAGATGGAACGCATTGCTAAATTAATGGACGGAACAAAGGTGAATCTTGAGATCTCCTTCCACAAAGATGTGCACCAGATGATTGTAAAGGTGATTGATGCTGAAACAAGTAAGGTAATTAGAGAAATACCTCCAGAGAAGATTGTAGACATGGTTGCTCAATGGATGAAGCAGGCTGGGCTGATTATTGACAAGAAAATGTAATAAGATTGAAAGGAGAGTTTCTTGATGAGTGGCATTCTAGCCAAGCAAACCTATCAGCAAAACGCTGTGAAAACTGCTTCCCCAGGCTCATTAACATTGATGCTTTATAAGGGAGCTGTACGATTTATTAATGCAGCTATTCAAGACTTGCAGCAAGGTAAGTATGAAGATGCACATAAACATAATGTGCGAGCGCAGGATATTGTTAATGAACTCATGATTACCTTAAATAAGGATATTCCAATTTCTAAAGAACTTTTAAAGATGTATGACTACATTCATTATCGTTTGGTACAGGCGAACGTCTACAAAGATGTTGCTATGCTCGAAGAGGCCAAAGGATATATGGAAGAGTTCGTAGAAGTATGGGAACAGGTTATGAAGAAGGCCAAGGCGTAACATGGGCATGTACGTACAGGAAAAGCAACAATTGCTTTGTCTGTTTCAAGAACAGACAGAAGGATTACTGCAAAGTATTGAACAGGAGAATTATGATCAGGTTGAAGAATATTTTGAGTTGCGTGCCCAGATTATTAACCGGATTAACCAGCTAGATGCAGCATTTCCGCAAGAACTTGTTC includes the following:
- the fliS gene encoding flagellar export chaperone FliS, whose translation is MSGILAKQTYQQNAVKTASPGSLTLMLYKGAVRFINAAIQDLQQGKYEDAHKHNVRAQDIVNELMITLNKDIPISKELLKMYDYIHYRLVQANVYKDVAMLEEAKGYMEEFVEVWEQVMKKAKA
- a CDS encoding flagellar protein FlaG, whose protein sequence is MKISDQAFSSSFPPPPQEPAGTPAHELKNEKGTEAKLPTSIELRNKPEYDLSISDAAIKKQMERIAKLMDGTKVNLEISFHKDVHQMIVKVIDAETSKVIREIPPEKIVDMVAQWMKQAGLIIDKKM